TAATCATATGGATTACTATTATGTAGGAGAGGAAGTGGGGGTCAAGGATTTATTAGCGGTGCTGGAGAAACTGAGCTCCAGCTTCAACGGCGCAGGTTTGCTACCTCGCTCTATGCTGTTCTAGATCTCTATTCTGGATTGGGCAACTAATACATGTTAACAAGTTAGTCTGATGCCAATTTTACCCCTATTATCAGAATTCTAGAAAGAAGAAATCGTTTATTAACAGAAATTGAAGAGGTCCGTCGAACTCGGGCTCTGCAACGAGCTTCACGCAAGAGACGTGGAGGTACAGAAGGTCAAGGTCTAGCAACTGTTGCTATTGTTGGATACACAAATGCTGTATGTGCTTCTAATACCAGTAAATTTTTATTTCATTAGCATCCAACATAGTTTGGTGTGGCCTATTTTAGCGAAGGAATGTCTTGATTTACATACTTGGTTTCTAACGTGATGTTTTATGGCAGGGAAAGTCTACTTTAGTTAGCGCACTTTCTGAGACTGACCTGTACAGAGACGATCGGTACTCGTTCTATTCACAAACACCATACTCAAATAATCAGATTGTTTGTTGTCGAGATTAATAATACTAGCTGTTCACGCAAACTAATTTATTTTCTTCAGGCTATTTGCAACGGTGGATCCTCAAATAAAGAATGTAGTTCTTCCATCAGGGTAATGCAGTCAGTTATTGAAGCATCTGTATTTAATGTTTCTGTAATTTCCAAAGACTTAGTGTTGGAACTTCACGTTTTTATTGACTCCTATACAACAACATCAGGAATATTATTCTGATAAATCTATATGTAAATAACGTGCAGGAAAAAAGTGCTACTGAGTGATACTGTTGGGTTCATCTCAGATTTACCTGTGCAGGTATGATGCACTTTCTAGGTACTCATTTGTGTTATTATTCTTATTCATTTGTTGACAGATGTCTCATTTGTTTTTGTATATTCTGCAGTTAGTGGAAGCTTTTCATGCAACCCTAGAAGAAGTGACTGAAGCTGAACTCCTTGTGGTATAGACATCTCTCGTGCAATTCGGCTTATTACTAAACTAGGAGCAGGCTTTGTGCGATATTGTTCTCCAATTCCTCAATATTATATCAAAACTTAATCTCCTCTTGAAGAGGTCACGACTTAGGAACCTCCCTTCGCGATTTTTACTCCTTTCTTGTCTTCAGGAATGGTTTGATTAAGTCGACAGTTAAGTATTTCTATCCATGCTATGATTGAAAGTAACGGGTCACAGTCTTTTTTGATATTGGTGCAGCATGTAATAGATTCTAGTGCCCTTAATGTGGAAGATCAGCGGTCAAGTGTATTGCAAGTGCTACAACAGATTGGGGTCTCTGATGCTAAACTTCAAAATATGATTGAAGTCTGGAATAAAGTACATCTCTATACTAGTTTCTTCCATTGGGTTTACATGaaactctttcttctttttcctgACATTCCTTTTGCATTTTGTCCTGAATTGTTTTGTTTTAGGTGGATCTCCGAAAGGAGGAAGGCGACAAGGATAAATTTGTAGAGGATggtgaaattgatgaagaagaatttgagGAGGGTGAGCAAGAATTCAAGGAGTATGTTGAAATATCGTCCGAGGAGGCTCTTAAAGAGGATGACCAAGAAGATGACCGTGAAGATGAGCTATTGGAAGAAAAGAATACAGTATCTATGAAACAAGGCGACGATGATTTCTTAGAGGAATGGGAGACTGGGgatgaagatgaaccagaaagTAATTATGAAGTGTTGAACAGCAGTAGCATGGGTGACAAACAGGGTGAGCATGTGCCAAGCGTAACAAAAAGAGTCTCACATTTGGAGCTTCAGAATGTTCAGCGGTTAGAAACATCTGCTGTGACGGGAGTTGGATTGCAGGAGTTATTAAGTGCCATTGACAGTAAATTAGATACCCAAGTAGTGGTTGAAAGCAGGAACGATGATTGCTTCAACCGTAAATGGAGACCTCCTCAGGCAGCTAATAGCGATGCATGCTAGTGGTTAGTTTAATCTTGCACCCATTCTGTTAGTTGCCAAGTCATTTCGCAGTTTCTCAACGTGTTGTTGTGCGAGTGGTCGGTCCTTTTCTATTCAACTGTTATTGTGGCTGTATAAATACCAGTGGAATCAATAATCATTTCAATTCAATCTGAGATTGCTGTTATCACCCATGGTTGCTGTTATAAGGGGGACCAAAATTCTTTATGTAATTTGAGTGATAATCCCATTGATGAGAATTGTGTTGCATCTTTCAATTCACGGACGGCCAGAAAAGCTTTGTAATGAAGAGATAAAATTCGAAAAATCTTATCTCTTCAATATGAGGCTCTTGTTCACCAACCATAACATATGGGACCTTACAGGTTCTTTTTCTTCCCTTAGAGATGAAATACAATGAAGAAAACAACAGAGGtgaatgaagaagaacatgaactTGAAATTCACAAGGCTGTGGCACAAGCTTGGCATGGCCGTTCAGGAAATTCTAGACCCATCATAGAGTTTGAAGCCTATCGAAACCGCTACAAGTACAGACCCACTCGGTTCAGGCACGAAGCGATGAACAAGTTATCATCCTCCAAGGAGTCCGAGGCAGCTGCTCATAACAATTGGGACTTTGGGCAATCTTTATGGGACTCTTACGAGATTGTGAACTTATCAAAGCGGCTAGAGACTGGACTCATGCtagaaaaatccataaatcatgcGACGTTGGAAGATATGCGTCCGAAGTCGTCGTATAATAAGAGACGAAGAGAGAGTAAGAATAGTTTGAGGAATTTACTTCATCGGATGTCTTCTTCGAAAAGATTTGATGATGCAGATATCCCACATGAAGAAGATGATCATGATCAATTTTGAAACATTTTGTATAGGTAAGAATTCTAATTCTTGCTTTAATAATTTACGATGTAATCAAACAAGATTATTTAGCAAAATACGGCATAAGTACAATACTTAGCCTAGACATAAGTTTAAGACGTTGTAATGTAATCACTTCACTAATACCCTCTGAGGGACATCCATTTAGAAAGCTCAAAGTTCTTATGCTTGTTTTGGATGAAATCGGTTGCTTCAACATCGATATTTGATTCGTAACCTTGTTGCTTTttgccatttttcttcttctttgtaatttTGCTGTCCTTGGTTTGTTCCTCAAACTGCACTACCTTCTTCTGAGCCTCCGGGACTTGAACCGTGCTCACTGGAGTGAGCtcactgtttttgttgttgttgctgctgctgtcttTGATCTGTTTCTCAGATTGCACCACTTTCTTCTGAGGCGGGACTTGAACCGTGCTGGATTTAGTAGTCTCAGATGGTTCTTCTTTTTGAACAACTACTTGATCTTCATGAACATCCTCATGATCAGTTGTAGTAGTAGTATTCGCAATTTTCTTGTTGTTGAAGAGAGTGTGAAAGTTTGGGAATCTGGGAGCTTCTACGATTGTACTGGGCATTCGTTCCATTCGCGAAACATGAACATAGTAGTCATCCGTGGTTGTTTGCCAACCCTTGTAGTCTCCATGACCGTATGCACCTCTTTGGTAAGACATGGTCAACTGCACACTCTACAAGGAACTACTTGCAATAGGCTAATGTGGTAAAAATGATGGATTGCTTAAGCGCATTTTATAGCTCTAAAAATACTTTTTACGCATATATTCCCTAACTTAATTAGCGGCAGATAATTAATTGAATCTAATACCCGTtactttctctctttctttttggTGATACTCTCTAAAGCATCTCACCTCATCATCTTGTTGGGAATAACTTTTAGCTGGGCAGCAGAATGGTTTGCTAGAGCATAATGTCCGCAGATCAATGTCGAACCGAAAGTGAATCACGAGTGAACAAAAGTAGCACTTGGGAGCACATATATGTTGTCTAGAATCTAGATACTGTCGTTGTCCAGGAAAAGAAATTCTTTCTGAGACTGCTGTTATGTTTGCAGCTATTGAAAGTTATCAGGCAGCTTAATTAGCATTCTGGTTGTAACTTGTAATGGACATTCCTCTTTTGTAGATACGAaatgttattatttttctcagATTCTGCAAGGACTGAAGGAGGATAAATGGATAATGATGTTGAACCCCATTAATGCTCGAGTCGACTGGATATAATACTATGATAGTCGAAACAGAATCCATTGGATTTGTTTGTGTATAAACATGATGAAACAATTAAAGCAGCATCAGAAAAATAGTAATCACGTGAACTTGTTTATATAAATATTAGTATGATAAGAAAAACATCAATGAAAAAGTGGAATGGCTGCCGACACACGTCTCATTGTtttattatggaattgatatcCACAGCAAGCAAAATCTATAAGGGGGGACCATGTGTGGTATTGTAGTTTTGCAGTGGAGGATGGATATTATACCTCATATTTATCAGAGGCCAAAGTTGAATTTTTCAGGTAAAAATCAGTTTTAGGATGCAGGTTTCAAGAAATCCAGAaactttttaaactatgttaaaGCCAAGCACTATGGTAAGGTCATTTCACTTAGTTTTAACTTAATATATAGCCAAGCGAAATGAGAATAAAAATGCCCATCACTACGGGAGAAGGACCGCTTCGGTAATAGACACAAAAACTCGGTCTCCATTTTTTTGCTCCAAATATTATTTCATATTTATTATAAGTAAAAATAATatttaaatgaaaaaaaatgaagttaTAATAGGAGAAAAAAGTTTTACAATAGTAAATAAAAagagttaaaaataaaaataaaagagcaAAAGAGTGAAATCCGGAAAGAGATATACTCATTTGAAAAATGTCATGGAAACTCCATATGGACCCAAAAGCGGAAATTATCTTTCCATAAAGCAATTTTTTAAACAGAACCTTAATTTTCGTAGATCATCGCTTAGCTTAAAGAAGGAACACAATTACTATGGACTTGACTATATGTGGCTAGAAACTTTGTAAATAGTATCTTGCAGATTAATTAAGAAATATAACATATTTGGCCAGGTATCCATCCAATCCTAATAGGTCGTGCTCCACTAGCTAAGCCTTGGCTAAGGCCGTTCCTATGGGTATGGAGAAGTGGCGAGCAGGTCTGGCTAAGTGGAGAATTTGCCAATTGGCCAGGTGGGGTTTAGTCTCTATTGACACTTAGCCATGCGAGGTTTAGTCTCTAACGAGCGGTGGAGTCTCGACCGATTGGTATTCATTACACCGAGCGAGCTAGACTAAACCGCTAGCGGTAAAGACTAGACCGCCCAGTGCAAACTACACCGCTCAGTATATCTAATCCAACGGCCATAAATCCACCCCCCTATAAATACCCAATTCCAGCTTCATTCCAACTCACACCTCTACTCTTCTCACTTCTTACATTTGTGATAATCTAACacaaatttcatcatccaactcTCATCTTCCCTAAAATTCACTATATTGTGTAATTTTTTGAATATGGATTCTCAATTGAACAAGCGTAACAAAATTAGTTGTGTAAAATTTGTCTTCGCCGAAGATGAAAGCATTTACAAAAACTATGTATTTTTTACACAAGATAGTATCAATGGTTCCCAACAAAAAAATACCAATTTGTGGGATgacatatgttagagcactgctcggtcgaactcgcatgcgttgctatctcaagcatgtttgtcaattttagtgatcaaaactataagtcttgatttctagcctatttatagatgtctcgactAGGACATaggttgtgtagttgagcttagacttcacgacgttcatcatttgaagacgaagaactactaaggggagcttgtgaaacttcataaacaaaaggtatgtggagacataaactcatctatcacttggaaagtctatttctactctatctcatatattgagacataagtcgtattgcgatatagttttctattatacacatttgagatttcgagctgagtttatctcgcttacatatttctcaaaatatgtgttggcaatctttcgcttcgaccaagttcatcttatatcatgtgaaaatttccgagtaacatcttacatggtttgtgtgacacaatcatttggtgtcgtcttggaatgtttcattatgattatttcaatatcttgaaaattgctttgatgctaatagtgtgtgaaaaacggctattatcatcctctaagaaagtttcaatgattgaaataaagaattTAGTTACATGTAACCATGTTGGATacaaacatagtgtgttatcacattgtgtataagtccaaaaaccgggaacctgaagtatgcgtacccgtacgcgtactggcggttgttggatgtctgggcaagtatgcgtacccttacgcatatatactggcggaagtctcacgtccgtgaatttcagctggagtttggaatgtaaattggtatgcgcacccgtacgcgtactggcgtaaccaaactcgatccggctacttaagtatgcgtacccgtttgcatgcttgagttggttactttctaaaatcggttgtacatgaacttaaacatttataaaataaggaatgtaatctttgcaaaccatggctataatgttcatgaactgattcgagtgaatcaaaccgattttgcttcaattgtattcttgtatacttctatgagaatatagcaattgaacgactcgttaactagtttcatttgagtcatttgaactagttatgattaagatgaataaggttgatataagagtaatcatatggctaattttggttaactattgtcgagccaacatggtgtacacgtttgggtacggttacataaacctaaatgagggtacatttcatttgtgtgtaacaagctaagttcgatctaacggttgaaagatattagcttggttgaatcaggtttttcatctaacggtgaatattgaatgctttgttaccaaggtaacttggattgcaaaccctgatttgaaaactatataaaggagaactctagcaactgggaaacctaatccccacacctcctgtgtgttactagttgcatcaactagagtcgattctcctttaaccttaggtttctatcgagacccagtaggttaacgatcttgcccgattctatcgtttgagcactatcttctctaagatttgctatagatttaatatccgataggaaagataaaaaagtaatcacaaacaccttcgtctcatcgtttgttattccgTAATACTTAGTttctccatcatacgatttagattattatgaggtgattgataatactaggatgttcttcgggaatataagtccgggttgtcaattggttcctgttcaccttgatttatcaaaagacggaacaaaaaatcttgggtaagacggatttattcaatctatagacttttctgtgtgagacagaattgtttttcaagtcttcgactttgggtcgtatcaactcttggttgtgggtgagatcagctaagggaatcaagtgcgtagtatcctgctgggatcagagacgtaaggaacgcaactgtaccttgaatcagtgcgagattgattagggttcaactacagtccagtccgaagttcattggtagtaggctagtgtctgtagcggcttagtacaatgtgttgttcaaactggactaggtcccgggggttttcttctacatttgcggttttcctcgttaacaaaattctggtgtctgtgttatttcttttgcgcactatattttgttatataattgaaatatcacaagttgtgcgttaagatcaatcaattagataatccaacctttggttgttgatttaaattgattgacacttaaaattggtctttggtatttttcaagttgtttcacataataatcaggctcgcggatttctatctgtttgatttgctgattacattgtgaaacagagatattaaactctttgatatacttttattaagattgagtctgactgtgtagttgattctctagaaagtatattggagtaagtcctctcagattgccaaacgaattgttgggtgtggttgttagacccccgcattttcaacatATTTCACAAATTTTGTGATGAAACAATGAACATCAACGATCGTGATATAAATGGATTGTCGGGTCGCTTCGCCCAAGTTGCCTTGTATGTTGCTGCTATAATGCAAGTTGTTCGTGCTCGTGAGAGTGGTCTTTTTGATGTTTATGTGGAACAAAAGTGTCATAATGATTGGAACCACAAGCATgggaaaaaaaatcttttgaaagttgttatcatattttgaaagtgttTCCTAAATATAATCTAGGAGTGCTAGTAGATATGCAGCGTGTACCTGAAAGGTCATGATACCCTTCTTCTCCTTCAACACCAAGTTCACATCTCAATCATCTCAACTCCCTCTAGATACCaatccattttcttcaccagaCACCATAAGAAACCAAAACTCCAACTTTAATCTCAACGATGCGATTAAAAGAAAACAATTATGAAGAAACAATACAAGAGAAATGAGAAAAACTGCACAAGAAGGAGAAGCAACTGAaggttttttgaaacttttatggGTCATCAGAAGACCTTAAACAACGAGCAGTTGATCACAAATTCATGAATAGGGAGACGAAAAAACAACGTCAAACTCAAGACAAGTTTGTTTCAGACTATAAAAAGAATAATATTCTTGGTGCAAACACCTCGGTTATGACCGACCGACAAAAAAAGGCATGAGAGATGGAATTTGACATGTTAGCAGAAGAATTGGATGAAAAACGTACCAAGAGAAATTTGGAACAATTTGGAGGtcaaaatgaagatgaagatgatgatgaatcagaACACGATGAACTAGAACTAC
This is a stretch of genomic DNA from Papaver somniferum cultivar HN1 chromosome 1, ASM357369v1, whole genome shotgun sequence. It encodes these proteins:
- the LOC113309537 gene encoding uncharacterized protein LOC113309537, which produces MKKTTEVNEEEHELEIHKAVAQAWHGRSGNSRPIIEFEAYRNRYKYRPTRFRHEAMNKLSSSKESEAAAHNNWDFGQSLWDSYEIVNLSKRLETGLMLEKSINHATLEDMRPKSSYNKRRRESKNSLRNLLHRMSSSKRFDDADIPHEEDDHDQF
- the LOC113286684 gene encoding GTP-binding protein At3g49725, chloroplastic-like is translated as MFRTISLLRRALPQTLTASSSFSSPNQHFVSQIHRISSDYSQSKPPSLSFHSSPLSSRQRNVNPDKDCGYSDSKDSKGPPKLFVVQPRVRPDAVLNSKLSEALNLAQSLEEQQRDGDLGTESGDKEVPPHVIVQNPASRATKKHADKYFGQGTVDTVKCHLNALKDDLDAVFVNAVLTAGQQRNLERAWEMPVLDRVGLIIEIFNAHANTKEAKLQAELAALMYKKTRLVRIRAADGRFTFGAGGEAEVVSARGRGSGGQGFISGAGETELQLQRRRILERRNRLLTEIEEVRRTRALQRASRKRRGGTEGQGLATVAIVGYTNAGKSTLVSALSETDLYRDDRLFATVDPQIKNVVLPSGKKVLLSDTVGFISDLPVQLVEAFHATLEEVTEAELLVHVIDSSALNVEDQRSSVLQVLQQIGVSDAKLQNMIEVWNKVDLRKEEGDKDKFVEDGEIDEEEFEEGEQEFKEYVEISSEEALKEDDQEDDREDELLEEKNTVSMKQGDDDFLEEWETGDEDEPESNYEVLNSSSMGDKQGEHVPSVTKRVSHLELQNVQRLETSAVTGVGLQELLSAIDSKLDTQVVVESRNDDCFNRKWRPPQAANSDAC